A genomic window from Streptomyces sp. WMMC940 includes:
- a CDS encoding DUF1707 and FHA domain-containing protein produces MTSSFEFQTYPARPSDAERERVLGVLREGAVQGRLSHDTFVRRMELALAARGPDELRALTADLRPDGGRLSEKLFGAVGRISAFSMRLGRAWRAERLPPLLLPEPGPYPLRIGRDPSNGLRLSHETVSRLHAELELRGGLWVLRDLGSTNGTTVNGRRVTGSVVVRAGDMVGFGRMSFRLDAR; encoded by the coding sequence GTGACGTCCTCCTTCGAGTTCCAGACGTATCCCGCGCGGCCCTCCGACGCCGAGCGGGAGCGCGTCCTCGGAGTGCTCCGGGAGGGCGCCGTCCAGGGCCGGTTGTCGCACGACACGTTCGTGCGGCGCATGGAGCTCGCCCTGGCCGCCCGCGGGCCCGATGAACTCCGGGCGCTCACCGCGGACCTGCGGCCCGACGGCGGCCGACTGTCCGAGAAGCTGTTCGGCGCGGTGGGGAGGATCTCGGCGTTCTCGATGAGGCTCGGTCGCGCCTGGCGAGCGGAGCGGCTGCCTCCGCTGCTGCTGCCGGAGCCGGGTCCGTACCCGCTGCGCATCGGCCGTGACCCGTCCAACGGGCTGCGGCTCAGCCATGAGACGGTGTCGCGGCTGCACGCCGAACTGGAGCTGCGCGGCGGGCTGTGGGTCCTGCGCGACCTCGGTTCGACCAACGGCACGACCGTCAACGGCCGTCGTGTGACCGGCTCCGTGGTGGTCCGGGCCGGCGACATGGTCGGCTTCGGCCGTATGAGCTTCCGCCTCGACGCGCGCTGA
- a CDS encoding GNAT family N-acetyltransferase, with product MTASTGPLIRALSESDAYLFDTLTDPLGVGRALARAAHRPEWKRVALRDGKVVARAAWWGGPDDTAPVNLNWFDVADGEEEAGAELLRTSPFRVEYELILPSGWREDPVSRAAAEVRIRAARAAGMSVLVERFQYRWTPECGLPERPGRLEFRPEPDDAVFLGVLRRVHKGTLDAHALRAIAEGGLDQAAREELDFFHWCPSPRAWWRLAYRDGELVGLHVPAHNPSGPCIGFIGVVPEHRGNGYAYDLLAECTHFLAERGAEFIAGATDQGNVPMAGAFARAGHPVAQERVHLGF from the coding sequence ATGACCGCTTCGACCGGTCCGCTCATCCGCGCGCTCTCCGAGAGCGACGCGTACCTCTTCGACACCCTGACCGATCCGCTCGGCGTGGGCCGTGCCCTGGCCCGCGCCGCCCACCGCCCCGAGTGGAAGCGGGTCGCCCTGCGCGACGGGAAGGTCGTCGCACGTGCCGCCTGGTGGGGCGGCCCCGATGACACGGCACCCGTCAATCTCAACTGGTTCGACGTCGCGGACGGCGAGGAGGAGGCGGGCGCCGAACTACTGCGCACCTCCCCGTTCCGGGTCGAGTACGAGCTGATCCTCCCCTCCGGCTGGCGCGAGGACCCCGTGTCCCGGGCCGCAGCCGAGGTGCGGATACGGGCAGCGCGGGCGGCGGGGATGAGCGTCCTCGTGGAACGCTTCCAGTACCGGTGGACGCCCGAGTGCGGACTGCCGGAGCGGCCCGGACGGCTGGAGTTCCGGCCCGAACCCGACGACGCCGTGTTCCTCGGCGTGCTGCGCCGCGTTCACAAGGGCACCCTCGACGCCCATGCGCTGCGCGCCATCGCCGAGGGCGGGCTGGACCAGGCGGCCCGGGAGGAGTTGGACTTCTTCCACTGGTGCCCGTCGCCGCGGGCATGGTGGCGGCTGGCGTACCGGGACGGTGAACTCGTCGGTCTGCACGTCCCGGCGCACAACCCGTCGGGCCCGTGCATCGGCTTCATCGGCGTCGTTCCGGAGCACCGCGGCAACGGCTACGCCTACGACCTGCTCGCCGAGTGCACGCACTTCCTGGCGGAGCGGGGCGCGGAGTTCATCGCCGGCGCCACGGACCAGGGCAACGTACCCATGGCAGGCGCCTTCGCCAGGGCCGGGCACCCGGTGGCGCAGGAGCGCGTCCACCTCGGTTTCTGA
- a CDS encoding GH1 family beta-glucosidase, whose product MTSPSATPLPFFPPGFLWGASASAFQTEGAADTDGKGPSGWDVFAAEPGRIKDGADASRGTGFHERYREDVALLAGLGADAFRFSVSWPRVVPGGSGPVNPAGLGFYDRLVDELCEHGITPAPTLYHWDTPLPLEVAGGWLNRDTAARFADYAAVVADRLADRVPMWITVNEPAEVTMLGYALGEHAPGKRLLFDALPAAHHQLLAHGLAVRALRAAGAGNIGLAVSHSPVHPSSDSDEDRSAAELYDTLTNRLFSDPLLTGRYPDGFDGLMPGPVADDLAVISERLDWYGVNYYSPMLVGAPATDALDSYAGLGMPAELPFGLREIEGAERTRFGWPVVPDGLRELLVTLRARYGDRLPPVHITENGCSYDGLDDHSRIAFLDGHLRALHRAVEEGVDIRGYFVWSLTDNIEWVEGASQRFGLVHVDYDTLERTPKASYGWYRDVIRAQRAARPPSR is encoded by the coding sequence ATGACATCGCCGTCCGCGACACCGCTGCCCTTCTTCCCGCCCGGATTCCTGTGGGGTGCCTCGGCGTCCGCGTTCCAGACGGAGGGCGCCGCCGACACCGACGGCAAGGGCCCCTCCGGCTGGGACGTGTTCGCGGCGGAACCCGGACGGATCAAGGACGGCGCGGACGCCTCCCGCGGAACCGGCTTCCACGAGCGCTACCGCGAGGACGTGGCCCTGCTCGCCGGGCTGGGCGCCGACGCCTTCCGCTTCTCCGTCAGCTGGCCCCGGGTGGTACCCGGCGGCAGCGGTCCGGTGAATCCCGCCGGGCTCGGTTTCTACGACCGGCTCGTCGACGAACTGTGCGAGCACGGCATCACCCCCGCACCGACCCTCTACCACTGGGACACCCCGCTGCCCCTGGAGGTGGCCGGGGGGTGGCTCAACCGCGACACCGCCGCCCGGTTCGCCGACTACGCGGCAGTCGTCGCCGACCGGCTCGCGGACCGCGTCCCCATGTGGATCACCGTCAACGAGCCCGCCGAGGTCACCATGCTCGGCTACGCGCTCGGCGAGCACGCCCCCGGCAAGCGGCTCCTCTTCGACGCCCTGCCCGCCGCCCACCACCAGCTCCTCGCCCACGGCCTCGCCGTCCGCGCCCTGCGAGCCGCGGGTGCCGGCAACATCGGTCTCGCGGTGTCCCACTCGCCCGTCCACCCGTCCAGCGACAGCGACGAGGACCGCTCCGCCGCCGAGCTCTACGACACGCTCACCAACCGGCTCTTCTCCGACCCGCTGCTGACGGGCCGCTACCCGGACGGATTCGACGGACTGATGCCGGGGCCCGTCGCCGACGACCTCGCGGTCATCTCCGAGCGACTGGACTGGTACGGGGTCAACTACTACAGCCCCATGCTGGTCGGCGCACCCGCGACCGACGCGCTCGACTCCTACGCCGGACTGGGCATGCCCGCCGAACTCCCCTTCGGACTCAGGGAGATCGAGGGAGCCGAGCGCACCCGGTTCGGCTGGCCGGTCGTCCCGGACGGCCTGCGGGAACTGCTCGTCACCCTCAGGGCGCGCTACGGCGACCGCCTGCCGCCCGTCCACATCACGGAAAACGGCTGCTCCTACGACGGACTCGACGACCACTCCCGGATCGCGTTCCTCGACGGCCATCTGCGCGCCCTGCACCGGGCGGTCGAGGAGGGCGTCGACATCCGTGGCTACTTCGTTTGGTCGCTCACCGACAACATCGAGTGGGTGGAGGGAGCCTCTCAGCGCTTCGGCCTGGTCCACGTCGACTACGACACCCTGGAACGCACCCCGAAGGCGTCGTACGGGTGGTACCGCGACGTCATTCGCGCCCAGCGGGCCGCGCGGCCGCCGTCGCGCTGA
- the treZ gene encoding malto-oligosyltrehalose trehalohydrolase has product MLFEVWAPRAQDRVDLWLEDTEQGMERDPSREDWWTAEADAGDGDRYGFRLDGGPVLPDPRSRRQPEGPDGPSAVVAPDTYVWRSDEWRGRDLAGAILYELHIGTYTPEGTLDAAAAALGELAELGITHVELMPLCPFPGTHGWGYDGVAPWAVHEPYGGPGALRRFVDTAHGLGLGVVLDVVHNHLGPSGNHLPAFGPYLTDIHHTPWGSAINLDAPGSDEVRAYLIGSALAWLRDYRVDGLRLDAVHALVDTRALTFLEELSAAVDRFGADVHRPVFLIAESDRCDPRTTTPREDGGLGVHTQWNDDFHHALHASLTGESQGYYADFARAPLGALAKTLGHVFFHDGTYSAFRGRTHGRPVDLVRTPAHRFVGYAQTHDQIGNRATGDRLSSALSPGLLACAAVLVLTGPFVPMLFMGEEWGARTPWQFFTDHTDPELAEAVRQGRRREFAGTGWTARDIPDPQDPATRERSCLDRSERDRGPHARLLGWYRELIALRRSEPDLSDPDLASVRVAYDEEARWFVFRRGDVRVAVNLGGEPVTIPLGAGGGRVLAAWDETGPAGPEGVLELAGESCVVLHDA; this is encoded by the coding sequence GTGCTGTTCGAGGTATGGGCACCGCGGGCGCAGGACCGGGTCGACTTGTGGCTGGAGGACACCGAACAGGGGATGGAGCGCGATCCGTCGCGGGAGGACTGGTGGACGGCCGAGGCGGACGCGGGTGACGGGGACCGCTACGGCTTCCGGCTCGACGGCGGCCCGGTCCTGCCCGACCCGCGCTCGCGCCGTCAGCCCGAGGGCCCGGACGGGCCGAGCGCGGTGGTCGCTCCCGACACGTACGTGTGGCGCAGCGACGAGTGGCGTGGCCGGGACCTCGCGGGCGCGATCCTGTACGAGCTGCACATCGGCACCTACACGCCCGAGGGCACGCTCGACGCCGCGGCAGCCGCGCTCGGCGAGCTGGCGGAGCTCGGCATCACCCATGTGGAGCTGATGCCGCTGTGCCCCTTCCCGGGGACGCACGGCTGGGGCTACGACGGGGTGGCGCCCTGGGCCGTGCACGAACCGTACGGCGGCCCCGGGGCGCTGAGGCGTTTCGTGGACACGGCCCACGGTCTCGGGCTCGGTGTCGTCCTGGACGTCGTCCACAACCACCTGGGGCCGTCCGGCAACCATCTGCCCGCGTTCGGACCGTATCTGACGGACATTCACCACACCCCCTGGGGCTCGGCGATCAACCTGGACGCGCCCGGCTCGGACGAGGTGCGCGCGTACCTGATCGGTAGCGCGCTGGCATGGTTGCGGGACTACCGCGTCGACGGGCTGCGGCTGGACGCGGTCCACGCCCTCGTCGACACCCGGGCGCTGACGTTCCTGGAGGAACTGTCCGCGGCGGTGGACCGGTTCGGCGCGGACGTACACCGGCCGGTGTTCCTGATCGCCGAGTCCGACCGGTGCGACCCGAGGACGACCACCCCGCGCGAGGACGGCGGCCTCGGGGTCCACACCCAGTGGAACGACGACTTCCATCATGCCCTGCACGCCTCGCTGACCGGTGAATCGCAGGGCTACTACGCCGACTTCGCACGCGCGCCGCTCGGCGCGCTCGCCAAGACCCTCGGCCATGTCTTCTTCCACGACGGCACGTACTCCGCGTTCCGCGGCCGTACGCACGGCCGTCCCGTCGATCTCGTCCGCACACCCGCGCACCGGTTCGTCGGCTACGCCCAGACGCACGACCAGATCGGCAACCGCGCGACCGGCGACCGGCTCTCGTCGGCCCTCTCGCCCGGACTACTGGCCTGCGCGGCGGTTCTGGTGCTGACGGGGCCGTTCGTCCCGATGCTGTTCATGGGCGAGGAGTGGGGCGCCCGTACGCCGTGGCAGTTCTTCACCGACCACACGGACCCGGAGCTCGCGGAGGCGGTACGGCAGGGCAGGCGGCGGGAGTTCGCCGGGACCGGGTGGACGGCGCGGGACATCCCCGACCCGCAGGACCCCGCCACCAGGGAACGCTCGTGCCTGGACCGCTCCGAGCGGGATCGCGGACCCCATGCCCGACTCCTTGGCTGGTACCGGGAGCTGATCGCCCTGCGCCGGAGCGAGCCCGACCTGTCCGACCCGGACCTCGCGTCGGTGCGGGTCGCCTACGACGAGGAAGCGCGCTGGTTCGTCTTCCGCCGGGGCGACGTTCGGGTCGCGGTCAACCTCGGCGGGGAACCCGTCACGATCCCGCTGGGCGCGGGGGGCGGCCGGGTGCTCGCCGCCTGGGACGAGACCGGGCCGGCGGGGCCCGAGGGCGTGCTGGAACTGGCGGGCGAGTCGTGCGTGGTGCTGCACGACGCGTGA
- a CDS encoding aminopeptidase P family protein, translating to MPSTAESAPPAPFTADDYRGRMARAARSAAEAGLSGLLVAPGPDLVHLTGYQPAPTERLTFLVLVEGQDPVLVVPTLEAPDAQQAAGGPAFRLRDWTDGRDPYAVTAALLEGRGRYGISDNAWAMHLLGMQHELPGTTYTSLTRALPMLRAVKDERELARLAAAGAAADETYREILKVRFSGRREADVAADLAALLLRFGHSQVDFTVVGSGPNGANPHHEAGERTLEEGDMVVLDFGGLKHGYGSDTSRTVHVGEPTEEERRVHDIVREAQQAGYEAVRPGATCQDVDRAARAVIDDAGYGAYFVHRTGHGIGVTTHEPPYMIEGEEQPLVPGMCFSVEPGIYLPGRFGVRIEDIVTVTETGGRRLNNTPRELAIVE from the coding sequence ATGCCCAGCACCGCCGAGTCCGCGCCGCCGGCGCCCTTCACCGCCGACGACTACCGGGGGCGGATGGCCCGGGCCGCCCGGTCCGCCGCCGAGGCCGGGCTCTCCGGTCTCCTCGTGGCCCCCGGCCCGGACCTGGTCCACCTCACCGGCTACCAGCCCGCGCCCACCGAACGCCTGACCTTCCTGGTCCTCGTCGAGGGCCAGGACCCGGTGCTGGTCGTGCCGACCCTGGAGGCGCCCGACGCGCAGCAGGCCGCCGGAGGGCCCGCGTTCAGACTCCGCGACTGGACCGACGGCAGGGATCCGTACGCCGTCACCGCCGCGCTGCTCGAAGGGCGCGGCCGCTACGGGATCAGCGACAACGCCTGGGCCATGCACCTGCTCGGCATGCAGCACGAACTGCCCGGCACGACGTACACCTCACTCACCCGGGCCCTGCCCATGCTGCGCGCGGTCAAGGACGAGCGGGAGCTGGCCCGGCTGGCGGCGGCCGGGGCAGCCGCCGACGAGACGTACCGCGAGATCCTCAAGGTGCGCTTCTCCGGCCGCAGGGAGGCCGACGTGGCAGCAGACCTCGCCGCACTGCTGCTGCGTTTCGGGCACTCACAGGTGGACTTCACCGTCGTCGGATCGGGCCCGAACGGGGCGAACCCGCACCACGAGGCCGGTGAACGCACCCTCGAGGAAGGCGACATGGTCGTCCTCGACTTCGGCGGGCTCAAGCACGGCTACGGGTCCGACACCAGCCGGACCGTCCATGTCGGGGAGCCGACCGAAGAGGAGCGGCGGGTCCACGACATCGTGCGCGAGGCGCAGCAGGCCGGGTACGAGGCGGTCCGGCCGGGTGCCACCTGCCAGGACGTCGACCGGGCGGCGCGCGCGGTGATCGACGACGCCGGCTACGGGGCGTACTTCGTCCACCGCACCGGCCACGGGATCGGCGTCACCACGCACGAGCCGCCGTACATGATCGAAGGGGAGGAGCAGCCGCTGGTCCCGGGGATGTGCTTCTCCGTGGAGCCGGGCATCTATCTCCCCGGCCGCTTCGGGGTGCGGATCGAGGACATCGTGACGGTCACGGAGACGGGCGGCAGGCGGCTGAACAACACGCCGCGCGAGCTGGCGATCGTCGAGTAG
- a CDS encoding TetR/AcrR family transcriptional regulator, whose product MAGSRPLRADAVRNRTRILAAAREQITRHGPDVPMDAIAEAAGVAVGTLYRHFPTKTDLVGAVIAEHSEIITGEIEAAAARVGEGARAMAEITRLAERTVEASARDRSVKAAAQTLGAAHWTEQQEERFRGAMERIIAAAVSDGDLHPDVTVDDFLMLILTAPTDQEPAVRTRWLTLFLAGFTVRAREGKAGA is encoded by the coding sequence ATGGCCGGTTCCCGCCCCCTGCGTGCCGACGCCGTCCGCAACCGGACGAGGATCCTGGCCGCCGCGCGCGAGCAGATCACCCGCCACGGGCCCGATGTCCCGATGGACGCCATCGCCGAGGCGGCGGGAGTGGCCGTGGGTACGCTCTACCGTCATTTCCCGACCAAGACGGACCTGGTGGGGGCCGTCATCGCCGAGCACAGCGAGATCATCACCGGCGAGATCGAAGCCGCGGCGGCGCGGGTCGGAGAGGGCGCCCGGGCGATGGCGGAGATCACCCGCCTGGCCGAACGCACGGTCGAGGCCTCGGCCCGGGACCGCAGCGTCAAGGCGGCGGCCCAGACCCTGGGCGCCGCGCACTGGACCGAACAGCAGGAGGAGCGGTTCAGGGGCGCGATGGAGCGGATCATCGCCGCCGCCGTGTCCGACGGGGACCTGCACCCCGACGTCACCGTCGACGACTTCCTGATGCTCATCCTCACCGCCCCCACCGACCAGGAGCCCGCCGTACGGACCCGCTGGCTCACCCTCTTCCTGGCCGGTTTCACCGTCCGCGCGCGCGAGGGGAAGGCCGGGGCCTGA
- a CDS encoding oxidoreductase gives MPNTVALITGASSGIGEAAALELHTRGFTVYGAARRVERMSALAERGIRTIAMDVTDEDSLRAGVDRIVADTGRVDVLVNNAGYGSYGPVEDVALDEARRQFEVNVFGAARLTQLVLPLMRSQRSGRIINITSMGGKIHTPLGAWYHGTKFALEGFSDSLRMEVRPFGIDVVIVEPGAIRTEWSGIAADQLRKVSGDSAYAAQIASMAGALESESNARRSSSPSVVARAIGRAATSRRPRTRYAVGMGAKPLILTRRVLPDRAYDALVSRAMGGLGA, from the coding sequence ATGCCGAACACGGTCGCCCTGATCACCGGAGCTTCGTCCGGGATCGGCGAAGCCGCCGCCCTGGAACTGCACACCCGCGGATTCACCGTCTACGGCGCCGCCCGTCGTGTCGAGCGGATGTCCGCCCTGGCCGAGCGGGGGATCCGCACCATCGCCATGGACGTCACCGACGAGGACTCACTGCGCGCCGGAGTGGACCGGATCGTCGCCGACACCGGTCGCGTCGACGTCCTCGTCAACAACGCCGGATACGGCTCGTACGGCCCGGTCGAGGACGTGGCCCTGGACGAGGCACGCCGCCAGTTCGAGGTCAACGTCTTCGGCGCCGCCCGGCTGACCCAGCTCGTCCTGCCGCTCATGCGCTCCCAGCGCAGCGGCCGCATCATCAACATCACCTCGATGGGCGGCAAGATCCACACTCCGCTGGGCGCCTGGTACCACGGCACGAAGTTCGCCCTCGAAGGCTTCAGCGACTCCCTCCGGATGGAGGTCAGGCCCTTCGGCATCGACGTCGTCATCGTGGAGCCGGGTGCCATCCGCACCGAGTGGAGCGGGATCGCCGCGGACCAACTCCGCAAGGTGAGCGGCGACAGCGCGTACGCCGCGCAGATCGCGTCCATGGCCGGGGCGCTGGAGTCGGAGAGCAACGCGCGCCGGTCCTCGTCCCCGTCGGTCGTCGCCCGCGCCATCGGCCGGGCCGCCACCAGCCGCCGCCCCAGGACCCGTTACGCGGTGGGCATGGGCGCCAAGCCGCTGATCCTCACCCGTCGAGTCCTGCCCGACCGGGCGTACGACGCGCTCGTCTCACGCGCGATGGGCGGCCTCGGCGCATAG
- a CDS encoding SMI1/KNR4 family protein — protein MTETTVDDRAFPPALAEVARVGFVYGEDGDGVDFEPYDAFDSAEKTTHWLRHWTGNHELDGDAFRLFGQDGSGGLAAIWLARPGRPLAEQPVVFMGSEGERGVVAGNLSDFLWVLADGMGPLEAVEFGEREARPNADPELTAIAERHTTTRRRTAGQIIDEAGAEFPTFSDDIDALCR, from the coding sequence ATGACCGAGACGACCGTTGACGACCGTGCCTTCCCGCCTGCCCTGGCCGAGGTGGCCCGAGTGGGGTTCGTGTACGGAGAGGACGGCGACGGCGTCGACTTCGAGCCGTACGACGCCTTCGACTCCGCGGAGAAGACGACCCACTGGCTGCGCCACTGGACCGGCAACCACGAACTGGACGGGGACGCCTTCCGGCTCTTCGGCCAGGACGGTTCCGGCGGCCTCGCGGCCATATGGCTCGCCCGCCCCGGCCGGCCGCTCGCCGAACAGCCCGTGGTGTTCATGGGTTCGGAGGGCGAGCGCGGCGTCGTGGCGGGGAACCTGTCGGACTTCCTCTGGGTGCTGGCCGACGGCATGGGCCCCTTGGAGGCCGTCGAGTTCGGGGAGCGCGAGGCACGCCCGAACGCCGACCCGGAATTGACCGCAATCGCGGAGCGGCACACGACCACCCGGCGCCGGACCGCAGGGCAGATCATCGACGAGGCCGGGGCCGAATTCCCCACGTTCTCCGACGACATCGACGCGCTCTGCCGCTGA
- a CDS encoding nucleoside/nucleotide kinase family protein → MDPSIEQLTDRARGLAHPGGRHLLGIAGPPGAGKSTLAAELVSRLGPECAVLVPMDGFHLAQAELERLGRAGRKGAPDTFDAAGYASLLTRLRRPEAGAAVYAPAFDRTLEEPVAGSVAVAPDVPLVVTEGNYLLYDEGPWSRIRALLDEVWYLELPDAVRVPRLVDRHVRFGKDRAHAERWVRDSDEPNARLVAHGRRRAHLTVLMGPGA, encoded by the coding sequence ATGGACCCGTCGATCGAGCAGCTCACCGACCGTGCCCGCGGCCTCGCCCACCCGGGCGGACGGCACCTCCTCGGCATCGCCGGGCCGCCGGGGGCGGGCAAGTCGACGCTCGCCGCGGAGCTCGTGTCGCGACTGGGCCCGGAGTGTGCCGTGCTCGTCCCCATGGACGGCTTCCATCTCGCCCAGGCCGAGCTGGAGCGGCTCGGCAGGGCAGGGCGCAAGGGCGCTCCGGACACCTTCGACGCGGCCGGCTACGCGTCGCTGCTGACCCGCCTCCGCAGACCCGAGGCGGGCGCGGCGGTGTACGCGCCTGCCTTCGACCGGACGCTGGAGGAGCCGGTCGCGGGCAGCGTCGCGGTCGCTCCGGACGTCCCGCTCGTCGTCACCGAGGGCAACTACCTCCTGTACGACGAGGGGCCCTGGTCGCGGATCCGCGCGCTGCTCGACGAGGTCTGGTACCTGGAACTGCCCGACGCGGTACGGGTGCCCCGGCTCGTCGACCGGCACGTCCGCTTCGGCAAGGACCGCGCGCACGCCGAACGCTGGGTCCGCGACTCCGACGAGCCGAACGCCCGGCTGGTGGCGCACGGTCGGCGCCGCGCCCATCTGACGGTGCTGATGGGGCCCGGTGCCTGA
- a CDS encoding VOC family protein has protein sequence MPRIALVTLVVRDYDEAVAFYRDALGFTLVEDTDRGDGSRWVVVRPGGETGGTDLLLARAKGDEQSASVGAQTGGRVGFFLHTDDFARDHARMTAAGVRFLEEPRHEPYGSVAVFEDLYGNRWDLLQPA, from the coding sequence CTGCCCCGCATCGCCCTCGTCACGCTCGTCGTCCGTGACTACGACGAGGCCGTCGCCTTCTACCGGGACGCCCTCGGCTTCACCCTCGTCGAGGACACCGACCGGGGCGACGGTTCGCGCTGGGTCGTGGTCCGGCCGGGTGGCGAAACGGGCGGCACGGACCTGCTGCTGGCGCGGGCGAAGGGCGACGAGCAGTCGGCGAGCGTCGGCGCGCAGACCGGCGGCCGGGTCGGCTTCTTCCTCCACACCGACGACTTCGCCCGCGACCACGCCCGGATGACGGCGGCGGGCGTCCGCTTCCTGGAGGAGCCCCGCCACGAGCCGTACGGTTCGGTCGCCGTCTTCGAGGACCTGTACGGCAACCGCTGGGACCTGTTGCAGCCCGCGTAG
- a CDS encoding ATP-binding protein — translation MTAPATPPTATAAPQPPVTVRVFTQRFSSTPRGARLARHLALHQLHSWGVPHGTETSETAAVLVAELAANAVTHGRLPGRDFELRLALAPGMLTVDVSDARGERRPPGPGATGLPDGAAGDAETGRGLVLVAALADRWSVLDRVPVGKTVRAELDLPR, via the coding sequence ATGACCGCACCGGCCACCCCACCGACCGCCACCGCCGCGCCCCAACCACCCGTCACCGTACGTGTGTTCACGCAGCGCTTCAGCTCCACACCGCGCGGCGCCCGGCTCGCCCGGCACCTCGCGCTCCACCAGCTCCACTCCTGGGGCGTTCCGCACGGGACGGAGACGTCCGAGACCGCGGCCGTGCTGGTCGCCGAACTGGCGGCGAACGCGGTCACGCACGGCCGGCTGCCGGGGCGGGACTTCGAGCTGAGACTCGCCCTCGCGCCGGGGATGCTCACCGTCGACGTGTCGGACGCGCGGGGCGAGCGCCGCCCGCCCGGGCCCGGAGCGACCGGCCTCCCGGACGGCGCGGCCGGTGACGCGGAGACCGGCCGGGGCCTGGTGCTCGTCGCGGCGCTCGCCGACCGGTGGTCGGTCCTCGATCGTGTACCGGTCGGGAAGACCGTGCGCGCCGAACTCGACCTGCCGCGGTGA
- a CDS encoding helix-turn-helix domain-containing protein, with protein MAMTDTGGAGTHATEPEASDSLRTFGAVVQALREHAGLSRGDFAPLVGYSKHTVASIELGRRMPDDDFVERAEAALGNTGALRRAAQHLSRRPGLAAWFRRWARLEAVASSLCTYECRLVPGLLQTEAYARTLFVNQLPPLGDEQIEAQMAARLERQRLLRERPNTAYGFILEEHLLLRRTGGAAVTRELVGHILDLAELRNIELQIMPLVRESHAGLGGPMQLLETPDNKWFGYCEGQESGQFVSDAKVVSMLQMRYARMRSQALTLEDSLSLLRRMRGAL; from the coding sequence ATGGCGATGACGGACACCGGCGGAGCCGGTACGCACGCGACGGAACCGGAAGCCTCGGACAGTCTGAGGACGTTCGGGGCGGTGGTCCAGGCCCTACGCGAGCACGCGGGCCTCAGCCGGGGCGACTTCGCCCCGCTCGTCGGGTACTCCAAGCACACGGTGGCCTCGATCGAACTGGGCCGCCGGATGCCGGACGACGACTTCGTGGAACGGGCGGAGGCGGCGCTCGGGAACACGGGAGCGCTGCGGCGGGCCGCGCAGCACCTCTCGCGCCGACCGGGGCTGGCGGCGTGGTTCCGGAGGTGGGCGCGGCTGGAGGCGGTGGCGAGCAGTCTCTGCACCTACGAATGCCGGTTGGTTCCGGGCCTGTTGCAGACGGAGGCGTACGCCCGGACGCTGTTCGTCAACCAGCTTCCGCCGCTGGGGGACGAGCAGATCGAGGCGCAGATGGCGGCCCGGCTGGAACGGCAGCGGCTGCTGCGGGAGCGCCCGAACACGGCCTACGGCTTCATCCTCGAAGAGCATCTGCTCCTTCGGCGGACGGGGGGCGCGGCGGTGACCCGCGAGCTGGTGGGCCATATCCTCGACCTGGCCGAACTGCGCAACATCGAGCTCCAGATCATGCCGCTGGTACGGGAGAGCCATGCGGGACTCGGTGGTCCGATGCAGCTGCTGGAGACCCCCGACAACAAATGGTTCGGCTACTGCGAGGGGCAGGAGAGCGGCCAGTTCGTCTCCGACGCGAAAGTGGTCAGCATGCTCCAGATGCGGTATGCCAGGATGCGCTCACAGGCTCTTACCCTGGAGGACTCCCTGAGCCTGTTGCGGCGGATGCGAGGAGCGCTATGA
- a CDS encoding DUF397 domain-containing protein, translating into MSGTAELAWFKSSYSSGSGDDCVEVALSWHKSSYSSSGSGDCVEVAACPTTVHVRDSKAKQGPRLALSPAAWTDFVAYAAQD; encoded by the coding sequence ATGAGCGGCACGGCGGAACTGGCCTGGTTCAAGAGCAGCTACAGCAGCGGCTCCGGCGACGACTGCGTGGAGGTGGCGCTCTCCTGGCACAAGTCCTCCTACAGCAGCAGCGGTTCGGGCGACTGCGTCGAGGTCGCCGCCTGCCCCACCACCGTCCACGTCCGCGACTCCAAGGCCAAGCAGGGCCCCCGGCTCGCCCTCTCCCCCGCCGCCTGGACCGACTTCGTCGCCTACGCCGCCCAGGACTGA